The window CAAGGTCCGCACGGCGCGCACGGCGGACGTGCCGGCGCTCCGCGGTTTTCTCAACGAGATCATCCGGATCGGCGGCACCACGGCTCACGAAACGCCGTTCACAAATGAACGCTTCGCCTCGCATTTCCTTGCGGGTCCGGGTTTCGTCAGTTGCTTCGTCGCGGAGGACGGTGAAGGCCGGCCCTGTGCCTTCCAGGCGCTGGAGCGCTCGGATGGTCTGCCGGACCGTTGGGTGGATATCGGCACCTTCGCCCGCCCGCATCGGAAAGTTCCGGGAGCCGGCTCGGCGCTTTTCGCCGCCACGAGGGCCCATGCCCGCGACGCCGGCTTCGCGGCCATCAATGCCACGATCCGCGCGGATAATGTCGGCGGCCTGGCCTATTACAGCAGGATGGGCTTCATCGACTACAAGATCGACGAGGCCGTGCCGCTCAAGGGCGGACGCCGTGTCGACCGGATTTCGAAACGATATTTGCTGGAATGACGGGCCGTGTCAGAAGCTTTGAAAGGTAAAGTCCGCGGCAGAGACAATCTCGTCGCGCTGATCTGGCAGGTCCGTGACCAAGCCGCCGAGTTCATGTACCGCATTTGCGGCCATATCACTCGTCGCCCATCTTCAGCGCCGCGATAAACGCCTCCTGCGGGATCTCCACCTTGCCGAACTGGCGCATGCGCTTCTTGCCTTCCTTCTGCTTTTCCAGAAGCTTGCGCTTGCGGGTGGCGTCACCGCCGTAGCACTTGGCGGTTACGTCCTTGCGTAGCGCGCGCACCGTCTCGCGGGCGATGATACGGCCGCCGATCGCCGCCTGGATCGGGATCTGGAACATGTGCTGCGGGATCAGGTCCTTGAGCTTCTCGCACATGACGCGGCCGCGCTTTTCCGCCGCCGAGCGGTGGACGAGCATCGACAGCGCATCGACCGGCTCGCCATTGACGAGGATCGACATCTTGACCAGGTCGCTTTCGCGATAATCGGAGAGGTTGTAGTCGAAGGAGGCGTAGCCCTTGGATATCGACTTCAGCCGGTCGTAGAAGTCGAAAACCACTTCGTTCAGCGGCAGGTCGTAAGTCAGCATCGCGCGGTTGCCGACATAGGTGAGTTCGGTCTGGATGCCGCGCCGGTCCTGGCAGAGCTTCAGGATGCCGCCGAGATATTCGTCCGGCGTCATGATCGTCGCGCGGATCCAGGGCTCGCGGAATTCGGCGATCTTGACGACGTCCGGCATGTCGGCCGGATTGTGCAACTCCTTCTCGGTGCCGTCGGTCATGGTCAGCTGATAGACGACCGATGGGGCGGTCGCGATCAGGTCGAGGTCGAATTCGCGCGAAAGGCGTTCCTGGATGATCTCGAGATGCAGGAGCCCGAGGAAACCGCAGCGGAAGCCAAAGCCGAGCGCGGCGGAGGATTCCATTTCGAAGGAGAAGGAAGCGTCATTCAGGCGCAGCTTGCCCATGGCGCTGCGCAGCTCCTCGAAGTCGGCCGCGTCGACCGGGAAGAGTCCGCAGAAGACCACCGGCTGGGCCGGCTTGAAGCCAGGGAGCGCTGCCGCTGTCGGGCGCTTTTCATCCGTGATCGTATCGCCGACGCGGGTGTCGGCCACTTCCTTGATCGAGGCTGTGATGAAGCCGATCTCGCCGGGGCCGAGCGAATCGATCGCAACCATCTTCGGCGTCAGCACGCCGACGCGCTCCACCGTGTATTTGGCGCCGGTGCCCATCATGCGGATGGTCTGGCCCTTGGTTAAGACGCCGTCGATGATGCGCACCAGAACCATGACGCCCAGATAGGTGTCGTACCAGCTGTCGACGAGCAGGGCCTTGAGCGGCGCCTTCTCGCCGCCGGGGCTCTTCGGCGCCGGCAGCCGGTTGACGATCGCTTCGAGCACGTCGGGAATGCCGAGACCGGTTTTGGCCGAGATCATCACCGCGTCGGAGGCATCGATTCCGATCACCTCCTCGATCTGGTCCTTGATCCGCTCCGGTTCGGCTGCCGGCAGGTCTATCTTGTTGAGCACGGTGACGAGCTCGTGATTGTTGTCGATCGCCTGATAGACGTTCGCGAGCGTCTGGGCTTCCACGCCCTGGCTGGCGTCGACGACGAGCAGCGAGCCTTCGCAGGCTGAGAGCGAGCGCGAGACCTCGTAGGCGAAGTCGACATGCCCGGGCGTGTCGATGAGGTTCAGGACATAGGTCTCGCCGTCATTGGCCTTGTAGTGCAGGCGCACGGTCTGCGCCTTGATGGTGATGCCGCGCTCGCGCTCGATGTCCATGCTGTCCAACACCTGCTCGGACATTTCGCGCTCGGCGAGCCCGCCGGTCAGCTGGATCAGCCGGTCGGCCAGCGTCGACTTGCCGTGGTCGATGTGGGCCACGATCGAGAAGTTGCGGATGTTCGACAGGGGCGTCTTGGAATTCGGTGTGCTCATGGGCCGCATATAGCAGCGCGATCAGGCGGCGCAAAGCGGGAAATGAAGGCTTCGTTCACTATAAATTCGCCCGTGAGACGGCTATTCAGGACGCGGCTCCGCCTCGCTCAGCTGAGCGACATTCGGTACCTGCGCGCTCTTCAACTCAAAGGCCTCGCGAAGCTGCGGCGGGACGCGCGCGCGCGAGCGCAGGCGAAGGAGCACGAAGGCGGCGTATAGAAGGGCCACCGCCATCGTCGCGTGAATGAAGACGCGGGCGCCGAAGACGGGTGTCAGTGCGGTCACCAGCATCGGCACCAAGGTCGCCGCCGTCGACCAGGCGACGAGCAGCGTGCTTGCAAGCGGCACGAAATCGTCCGGATCCGTGCGGTCGTTGGCATGGGCGTTGGCGATCGAGTAGATCGTTTCGACAGCCCCGGCAAAGATCGCGAAGACGAGCATCAGCAGCCAGAGCCTGTCGAAAGAGACGACAAGGGCCGCAAGCCCCGCGCCGGTGATGAGCGCCGAGGTGGCGATCAGCACGATTCGGCGGTCGACCCGGTCGGAAAGCGCTCCCATCGGATACTGGATGAGGAGCAGCCCGAACTGCATCACGAACATCAGCGTCGCCACGTCGCGCTGGCTCATCGCATTGGCGGCGGCATAGATCGGGGTGAAGCCCTGCACTAGCATCGAGAGGCCGCCGGAGGCGAGCACGCCGATGAAGGCGACCGGGGAACTGTGCCAGGCCATGGCGATGTCGATGCGCACCCGCGTGGGTGCTGGCGGCGTCGGCAGGCGCGTGAGCCCGATCGGGAGGATGGCGATCGCCGTGAAGAAGATGGTCGCGATCGGTGCGAAATTGCCCTCGAGCGGGACCTGCCCGAAAAGCCAGGCTCCGGTCCCAAGTCCGATCACATAGGCCATGTAGAAGAGCGCCATGGCCTTGCCGCGCCAGCGATTGTCGCTGGCATGGTTCAGCCAGCTCTGGGCAATGATGAAGTTGGTGTTGGCGGCGGCGCCGTAAAGGCCGCGGGCAAGGATCCAGAGCGCCGGATTGATGCCCAGGCTGATCAATACCGCGGCGAGGATGACAAGCGCCATCGAGCAGGAAAAGGCCCGGGCATGGCCGACGCGGCGGATCAGCGGACCCGCCAGCACGCAGCCGACGAGCCCGCCAAAGGCGATCGCCGTCACCGCCGCACCCGGAACCCATTCCGGCGCCATCGAGCGCGTCAGGACGAAAGGGACATAAGCGAGCATCATGCCGTTGCCGATGGCGACCGCCGTCATCGACGTGACGATGCTGGCGATCGACAGGAGCGCCGAAGGGGACCTGCTCATGCTGCTCTCCTCCCGAAACCCTGGAGGCAAACTAGCGCGGCTGCCGCCGTCGCGATGTCGTCCGAGCGGCATCGGCGAAATTTATTTCTTGCGGCGCTTGACTCTATTATAAGAGAAATACATTCTCAAATAATGGATGAATTGACATCTCTGGAACAGACGATCGGCGAGCGCGTGCGCGAACTGCGCGCGGCCGGGGCGCTGACGCTCGATGAACTGGCCACGCGCTCCGGCGTCAGCCGCGCCATGATCTCGCGCGTCGAGCGCGGCGAGGCGAGCCCGACGGCCCAGCTCCTGGCGAAACTCTGCAGTGCGCTCGGTACGACGCTGTCGGCCCTTTTTGCCTCCGCAAGCAAGAACGCCTCGCCGATTGCGCGGCGGGCGGAGCAGCGGCTCTGGCGCGATCCGGAAAGTGGCTATCTCCGCCGGTCGGTTTCGCCGGAAGGTCTCGGTTCGCCCGTCGATATCGTCGAGGTGGAGTTTCCGCCGGGCGCGCGCGTCGTCTTCGAACGCCAGCCGGCCGACCGCGGCATCACCCAGCACCTCTGGCTCTTCTCCGGGCGGCTGGAGCTGACGATGGAGAGTGGTCCGCTGGTGCTCGAGGCGGGCGACTGCCTCTTCATGGGGCTCGAAGAGGCCCATGTCTTTCACAATCCCTATGGCGAACCGGCGCATTACGCCGTCATCCTCTGCCGCACCAAGGTGTAACCATGCCCGATGCAATCATCCGCGTCCTCACCGAAGACGAAGCGCGCGACGCGTTGCCGGCGCTTGCCGAGGTGCTTTCCGATTGCGTCGAGGGCGGCGCATCCGTCGGATTTCTGCAGCCCCTTACCCCGCAGGATGCACGCCCTTTCTGGGAAGGCGTTGCGGCCGCAGTTGCGCGGAGCGAAACCGTGCTGATCGTCGCCGAGGTCGATGGCCGGGCGCTCGGCACCGTGCAGATCGGCCTCGCGACGATGCCGAACCAGCCGCACCGTGCCGACATCAAGAAGCTGCTCGTACACCGGCAGGCGCGCGGGCTCGGCCTTGCGCGCCGGCTGATGGAGCAAGCGGAGGCCGAAGCGGTGAAAAGGGGAAGGCGGGTCCTGGTGCTCGATACCGCCACCGGCGAACCGGCCGAGGCCATCTACGAGCGCTTCGGCTGGCAGCGCGCGGGCGTCGTTCCCGACTATGCGCTGATGCCGGACGGCCGCTATTGCGCAACGACCTTCTTCTACAAGCATGTCTTCGCACGCTGCCGAAACGTGGAGTAGTTTGGCTCGAAAACCTCTTTAATCAGGACCCACTCGATGCGCGTATTCTATTCCGAAGACCACAAGCTCAGAGACGCGAAGACCGAGCTGCATGGCGGCGAGCTCGTTCCTCCCTTCGAGGCACCGTTTCGGGCGGAGTGGATCCTCGCTTCCGTCAAAGAAGCGGGCTTTTTCGATGTCGTCGCACCGGAGCGTCACGGCATGGAAACGGCGCTGAAGCTTCATTCGGCGGACTATCTGGAATTCCTCGAGACGGCGTGGGACCGCTGGGTTGCGGACGGCTATCGGGGCGAGGCGATTCCCGCCTGCTTCCCGGCAAGGCGCATGCGCCAGCATCCGCCGAAGGATGTCGACGGTGCGCTCGGCTATTACGCCTTCGCCGCCGAGACGGCGATCACCGAGGGCACCTTCGCTGCCGCACGCGCGGCGATGGATTGCGCGATCTCGGCGGCGGACCATGTCGCCGCCGGCAACCCTGCCGCCTTCGCGCTTTGCCGGCCGCCCGGCCATCATGCCGCGATCGACCTCTTCGGCGGCTATTCCTTCATCAACAACGCCGCCTGCGCGGCCCAGCGCCTGCGCGATGTCGGTGCGACGAAGGTCGCCGTCCTCGACGTCGATTTCCATCACGGCAACGGCACACAGGATATCTTCTACGAACGCGCCGACGTCTTTTTCGCCTCGCTGCACGGCGACCCCGCCGATGCCTTCCCGCATTTCCTCGGTTTCGCTGACGAGGAAGGGACAGGCGCCGGCCTCGGCTCGACGAAGAACTATCCCTTGCCCCGCGGCACGACCTTCAAGACCTGGAGCGCGGCGATGGAAGACGCGCTGTCGCGCATTGCCGGTTTCGGCGCCGAGGCGCTCGTTCTCTCGCTGGGCGTCGACACGTTCGAGCGCGATCCGATCAGCTTCTTCAAGCTGATGTCGCAGGATTATCTCCGCATGGGCGAACGCTTGAAGGAGACAGGCTTGCCGATCGTCCTCTGTATGGAGGGTGGCTATGGCGTCCCGGAGATCGGGCTGAACGTTGCCAATGTGCTCAAGGGCATCGCCCGCTGATTTTTCTTCGTCCGGCTATTGACCTCAACTTTGGTTGAGGTCGTACCAATGATCGCGTTTGTCAGGCCGCGATTGAGCGGCCGCGTTCAAAGGAGAAGTCGATGAGTGTGATTGAGCAGGCCGCGTCGCAGCCCCTGTACCGTGTGAACAAATTCGCTGTGCCGCCGGAAGCGCGAGACGAGTTCCTCGATCTCGTGGCGAAGACCTTTGCCGTCATCCGCAGCCAGGAAGGTCATGTACGCGATTGGATCCTGGAACAGAATTCCGGTCCGGGCGTGTTCAATTTCGTCACGATGATCGAGTTTGCGAGCGAGGAGGTCGCGCCCCGGGTCGTCGCCGCCCTGGCGGCACTGGACCGGGAACTGCGCCTCGACCGGGAAGCGATGATGGGGCGGCTCAATATCCGCACCGATTTCGGCAGCTACAAGCGCCTGGACTCGCTTGTTGCCTGACGCCTCAGGAGATGAAGAAGTTCGAAAGGCCTTGACCGGCGGCGAATGCGGCATAGCCGAGCATGGTGAAATAGATCGTGGTCGCGACGAGAAAGAAATAACCCGCGGCCACCGTCAGCCCGTCCCGCTGGATAATGCCGAGCGACAGGAGCAGGATGGCGATGGCCGGCAGCGTATTCGACAGCGGTACCAGCCCGAGCGGGAACATTAGCAGCACGCCGCCGGCCATGATCATCAGACCGTTGAAGCGGTTCATGACGGCGCCCTGGGTAAGCCCGTGAAGCCGCGGTCGCACGAAACGGTCGAGTTTCGCAACGAACATCGCTCCCTTCCGGAGAGTCGGCAACAGCTTTTCGGTCTCGATCTGCCGGTCGAGAATGCGTCGGGGCAACCAGGGGAGACGGTTCAGCGTGATCGCCAGAGAGATGAGAATGATAGCTGCCCCGAAGACGGTGCTCACCCCGGGGATCGACACCGGGATCAGGAACGGCAGCGTCAGCAGCGCGCAAAGAAGCAGGAATCCCTGCTCGCCTATTTCGACCATCAGCTGGCGCAGCGTGATCGTGTCGCCGCGAATCGAAGCGATCATGCCGGTGAGCGTATCGCTGAGACTGCGTTCCGTATCACCGAATTCGATCGTCATGTCTGGCCCTTCTCCATTCGCGCTGGTCCGCCTGCAACATCCGCCCGTGCAAGGGGCACAGCGTCTCATTTGCCTTCAGTAATCTATCCTGGTGCCGAATGCGACTCCGCTCGTCGCGCCTGACAGAGCTGCGCGTCCTAAGGGCGGTTGTGTGTGAGGCTCGGTTAGCTGGCGCTCTGGACAGCAATGTGGCGAAAGCAGCGCCGCCATGGCCCTCGTGCGGGCGGTCTCTCGGTCCGCCCCTGTGGAAAGCGGCCGGCGCTTCATCTTCCTGCCGCAATCCATGGTATGAAGCAGCTTCAGCACCAATGGGGATTAGTGATTCGATGATCAAGAAATGCGCCATCCTGGCAGTTGCCGCCGTCTATCTCTCCGGTTGCACGACCACCGATCCCTATACGGGAGAGCAGAAGATGTCGAACACGGCCGGTGGCGCGCTGATCGGCGCGGGCCTTGGCGCGGCGACCGGTCTCCTGGTCGGCGGCAGCGCCGCCGGACGCCGTGACGCCGCGCTCGTCGGCGCCGGCATCGGCGCGCTCGGCGGCGGCCTCGTCGGCAATTACATGGATCAGCAGGAAGCGGAACTGCGCGCCCAGCTCCAGGGCACCGGCGTCTCGGTCACGCGCGCAGGCGACCGCATCATCCTCAACATGCCGTCAAACATCACCTTCGCGACCGACCGCGACCAGGTGATCCCGGACTTCTACCCGACGCTCGATTCGGTCGCGATCGTGCTGCGCAAGTTCAACAAGACGCTGATCGACGTCGACGGCCATACCGACTCGACCGGCAGCGCCTCCTACAACCAGGGTCTCTCCGAGCGCCGCGCCGCCTCGGTCGCCAACTATCTCGGCAGCCGCGGCATCGATCAGCGGCGCATCTCCACCATGGGCTACGGCATGGAGCGCCCGGTCGCCTCGAACGCCACGGAAGCCGGCCGCGCCCAGAACCGCCGCGTCGAGATCTCGATCGCGCCCATCAAACAGGGCTGAGTCTCACATCCGCATTCACACGATTGGGGGCCGACGGGAAACCGTGCGGCCCTTTCTCTTAAGAACGCCGCGCGTCATTTCAGACGCGCAAAAATCGCTGTAACTCTCTAATCTGCGTATCGTGCTTTCCGAAAATCGGTCCGATTTTCGGGCCGAGCGCTAGAAGCGGTAGCGCAGGAGCCGGCCCATGCGACAGTGGACGAAGCCGAGCTGCAGGAACTGCAAGGCGATGCGGGTCGGCGGTGACAGGCGCGCCAGTTGCTCTCCATCCCACTCGCAATGATCCTCGACCAGTGCGAGACTTGGTACCTTCCGCTCAAGCTCGCCCGGGTCGTCGACGGCCCAACGGAGCACGGCGCCGGTGGCTCGAATGGCGGGATTGTAGCAGAGTAGTCGTGTCGCAATGGAGCTATAGGCATCGAAGGCAATTTCGCCGCTGGGGAAATGGCCAACAAGACGCCGCAACAATGCCGGCACCTGATCCGGCTTCAGATAGGGCAGCACTCCCTCGGCAATGATCATGGCGGGGCCGTCGCTAGCGAGTTTCTCCATCCATCTCTTCCCGACGATGGATCCGGCGATCATCATGTAGCCTTCAGGGCAGGGATAGACCTTCCGTCTGAGGGCGATGACGTCCGGAAAATCGATGTCGAACCAGCGCACCTGTCGGGGAGGGGCGACGCGAAAGACCCGACTGTCGAGCCCGCATCCGAGATGCACGACAATCGCATCGGGATTCCGATCGATGAAGGAGGCGGTCCAACGGTCGAGCAGGTGGGCGCGGATCGCGATGCCGACGGCCATGTCGTGACCGACCCTCAGTCGCTCGAAATCCTGGCCGATCCGCCGGAGCACCGCGGCGGCGCGGCGATCGTTGAGAAAGGAATTCGGCATGCGACTTTCATCAGCCTTCGCCTGCAGTGTAATGAGCAGGGTTTCCCTCACTCCCGTGAAGCGGATCTCCGGTTCCATCGCGTGCTCCGGGGCCATACGAAACGGGATGAGCGAATGCTGCAGTCGTTCACCCGCAGGTCGCGTTTCAGCTTTTTGGATCGATTTCGAAGATGCTTCCCTGTGCTCGAATTTGCTGGAGCCTTGGACAGGTATCGCGGATTCTTGGCGTGCGCGTGAATTTTATCAGCTTGTCGCGCCGATGATGACCACCCTGCAGTGGTACTTTATCCCTTCGGGGGATAACTATGCGCGTTCCCCCGGAAATCGGTGATCGTGTAGCTGCCGCAGCCACCGGATGAAATCGCATTGGCGCTGACCACCGCCTTTCCGTGGCCGCCTGGGATATCGAGGATGTAGGTCGGCTGGCAGAGCCCAGAGACGCGCCCGCGAAGAGATTCCGCAAGGGCCTGGCCCTCCTCTATCGACAGCCGGAAGTGACCGGTACCCGGGGCGAGGTCCGGGTGATGCAGGTAATAGGGCTTTATCCGCGTTTCGACGAAGCCGCGCATCAATTCGGCGAGTACATCCGGATCGTCGTTGACGCCCTTCAGCAACACCGTCTGGCTGACCATGACGATGCCGGCATCGATCAGCCGGGCGGCGGCGGCGCGCGCCTCGGCGGAGAGCTCCCGCGGATGATTGGCATGGAGCGCGACATACGTTGCCTTGCCGCTGGCCTTCAGCGCCGCGATGAGATCCGCGTCGATCCGCTCCGCCTCGACGACCGGTACGCGCGTATGGAAGCGCACGACCTTCACATGTTCGATCGCGCGGAGCCGCCCCAGCATCTCCGCGAGCCGTCGGGGCGACAGCACGAGCGGGTCGCCGCCGGTGAGGATCACCTCCCAGATTTGCCGATGCCCCGCTATGTAGCCGATCGCCGCGTCGAGTTCGGCGGCCGTCAAGGTGCCCAGTCCCTGCGGTCCCACCATTTCGCGTCGGAAGCAGAAGCGGCAATAGACCGGGCAAACATGCACGGCCTTGAGCAGCACCCGGTCCGGGTACCGATGGACGATGCCGGTGACCGGGCTGTGCTCCCCGTCGCCGATGGGATCGGACCGCTCTTCGGGTGAAAACGTCAATTCGGCCGGATCGGGCACGAACTGCCGGGCGATCGGATCGTTCGGATCGTCCCGATCGATGAGGTCTGCGACCGCCGGGGTGATTGCCACGGCATAGCGGGAGGCAACGCGGGAAACCGCTTCCTCGGCCGTCGTATCGATGAGGCCGGCCACGGCGAGCTCACGCGCCGTTCGGATCGGGCGGTCGACGGTCATGCCCTTGCCTCCGCGACCGGCGCCCATAGAACCTGCTCGACGCGAGAGGCTCCGGTTGCCAGCATGACCAACCGGTCGAAGCCAAGCGCGATGCCGCTTGCTTCCGGCATGTTGGCAAGCGCCGCCAGGAAGTCCTCGTCGAGCGGGTAGGCTTGGCCATAGACTCGCGCCTTCTCGGCCATTTCGAGCTCGAAGCGCCGGCGCTGTTCGGCGGCGTCGGTCAGTTCGCCGAAGGCATTGGCCAGCTCGACGCCGCAGGCATAAAGCTCGAAGCGCTCGGCAACGCGGGGGTCGTGGGAGGCAGGCCGGGCGAGCGCCGCCTCGGCGACCGGATAGCGGTCGAGGATCGTCGGTCGGCCGAAGCCGAGATGAGGCTCGACCTTTTCGACGAGCACGCGGCTGAAGAGATCCGCCCAGCTATCGTCATGGGCAACGCGCAGGCCCGCCGCGCGCAGGGCGGCGGCCAGCGTCTCCCGATCCGTCGAGCCGTCCTTTTCGATCGAGGCGATGAGGTCGATGCCGGCAAAGCGCTCGAATGCCTCGGCCAGTGACAGCCGCTCCGGCTCCAGCAAGGGGTCGCAGGCACGGCCCTGATAGGTGAAGACCCGTGCGCCGACAGTCCCGGCGGCGAGCGCAAGTATTTCGGCGCAGTCGCGCATCAGCGTCTCGTAGCTCTCCCCGGCGCGATACCATTCGAGCATGGTGAATTCCGGATGGTGCAGCGGTCCGCGTTCGCGGTTGCGGAAGACATGGGCGAAACAGGCGATGCGCTTCTCGCCGGCGGCTAGCAGCTTCTTGCAGGCGAATTCCGGCGAGGTGTGAAGGAAGAGCGGTTGGACCGAGCCGTCATGGCCAATCGCCTCTGTTGCGAAGGCATGCAGATGCGCCTCGTTGCCGGGCGATACCTGCAGCGTCGCAGTATCGACCTCGATGAAATCGCGCTCCTCGAAGAACCGGCGCAACGCCGACTGGATGCGGTTGCGTCCGATCAGGAAAGGGCGCCGGTCGGCATGGACATCCGGGGTCCACCAGGGAGAGGCATGCGGCATGGTCGGTCCGATCCAAGCTTTCTTGCGCGCGAGGTGCCGGCTAGGCTGGCCTTTCGCGCAGATTTGGGGTACTGGCGGCGCGAAACTCTATTCTCGCGTCCTCATGGACCCATCGGGCCCGCTCGTGTCGCGTACCTCTGTTACAAGGAAGACTAATGGTCAAGGTCATCGCTTCTTCTGTCCGCAAGGGCAACGTCCTCGATGTCGACGGCAAGCTCTATGTCGTGCTCACCGCGCAGAACTTCCATCCGGGCAAGGGCACGCCGGTCACCCAGGTCGATATGCGCCGCATCTCCGACGGCGTGAAGGTGTCCGAGCGCTACCGCACGACCGAGCAGGTCGAGCGCGCCTTCGTCGAGGACCGCGAACACACATTCCTCTACGAGGATGCCGAAGGCTTCCACTTCATGAATCCGGAGACCTACGACCAGCTCGTCATGTCTGCCGACGATATCGGCGACCAGAAGGCCTATCTCCAGGAAGGCATGGCGGTGATGCTGTCGATCCATGAAGGCTTGGCCATCGCCATCGACCTGCCGCGTCACGTTGTCCTCGAGATCACCGAGACCGAGCCGGTGGTCAAGGGCCAGACGGCCTCTTCCTCCTACAAGCCTGCGATTCTCTCGAATGGCGTTCGCACTTCGGTGCCGCCGCACATCCAGGCCGGGACCCGCGTCGTCATCGCGACGGAAGACGGCTCCTACGTCGAACGCGCCAAGGACTGACGCTGCCGCGTCGGCACTGCATTGCCCGCGCATCATTGGAAGCTCCGACAATGGGGACGGCTTGCCGTCCCCATTATCGTTTCGGCGCTCGAGCCCAACCACAACGCATGGTGCAAGCCGCAAAAATCCGGCGTGCATTCTGCCGCGTCGGTGCTACTGCATGTCTCCTAAAATTGCCCTCGATTTAAGGACAAAGACATGCAGTAATTCTAAGTGCCACAGCGACCTTTGCGCGTCTGATAAGACGCGCGGCGCTGTAGGGTCACATCCCGCCGCCATTGGAGCGGTACCAGAGCGAGGCGCCGCAT is drawn from Sinorhizobium sojae CCBAU 05684 and contains these coding sequences:
- a CDS encoding GNAT family N-acetyltransferase — translated: MTEAVTTFKVRTARTADVPALRGFLNEIIRIGGTTAHETPFTNERFASHFLAGPGFVSCFVAEDGEGRPCAFQALERSDGLPDRWVDIGTFARPHRKVPGAGSALFAATRAHARDAGFAAINATIRADNVGGLAYYSRMGFIDYKIDEAVPLKGGRRVDRISKRYLLE
- the lepA gene encoding translation elongation factor 4, with the protein product MRPMSTPNSKTPLSNIRNFSIVAHIDHGKSTLADRLIQLTGGLAEREMSEQVLDSMDIERERGITIKAQTVRLHYKANDGETYVLNLIDTPGHVDFAYEVSRSLSACEGSLLVVDASQGVEAQTLANVYQAIDNNHELVTVLNKIDLPAAEPERIKDQIEEVIGIDASDAVMISAKTGLGIPDVLEAIVNRLPAPKSPGGEKAPLKALLVDSWYDTYLGVMVLVRIIDGVLTKGQTIRMMGTGAKYTVERVGVLTPKMVAIDSLGPGEIGFITASIKEVADTRVGDTITDEKRPTAAALPGFKPAQPVVFCGLFPVDAADFEELRSAMGKLRLNDASFSFEMESSAALGFGFRCGFLGLLHLEIIQERLSREFDLDLIATAPSVVYQLTMTDGTEKELHNPADMPDVVKIAEFREPWIRATIMTPDEYLGGILKLCQDRRGIQTELTYVGNRAMLTYDLPLNEVVFDFYDRLKSISKGYASFDYNLSDYRESDLVKMSILVNGEPVDALSMLVHRSAAEKRGRVMCEKLKDLIPQHMFQIPIQAAIGGRIIARETVRALRKDVTAKCYGGDATRKRKLLEKQKEGKKRMRQFGKVEIPQEAFIAALKMGDE
- a CDS encoding MFS transporter, with product MSRSPSALLSIASIVTSMTAVAIGNGMMLAYVPFVLTRSMAPEWVPGAAVTAIAFGGLVGCVLAGPLIRRVGHARAFSCSMALVILAAVLISLGINPALWILARGLYGAAANTNFIIAQSWLNHASDNRWRGKAMALFYMAYVIGLGTGAWLFGQVPLEGNFAPIATIFFTAIAILPIGLTRLPTPPAPTRVRIDIAMAWHSSPVAFIGVLASGGLSMLVQGFTPIYAAANAMSQRDVATLMFVMQFGLLLIQYPMGALSDRVDRRIVLIATSALITGAGLAALVVSFDRLWLLMLVFAIFAGAVETIYSIANAHANDRTDPDDFVPLASTLLVAWSTAATLVPMLVTALTPVFGARVFIHATMAVALLYAAFVLLRLRSRARVPPQLREAFELKSAQVPNVAQLSEAEPRPE
- a CDS encoding helix-turn-helix domain-containing protein, whose protein sequence is MDELTSLEQTIGERVRELRAAGALTLDELATRSGVSRAMISRVERGEASPTAQLLAKLCSALGTTLSALFASASKNASPIARRAEQRLWRDPESGYLRRSVSPEGLGSPVDIVEVEFPPGARVVFERQPADRGITQHLWLFSGRLELTMESGPLVLEAGDCLFMGLEEAHVFHNPYGEPAHYAVILCRTKV
- a CDS encoding GNAT family N-acetyltransferase; the protein is MPDAIIRVLTEDEARDALPALAEVLSDCVEGGASVGFLQPLTPQDARPFWEGVAAAVARSETVLIVAEVDGRALGTVQIGLATMPNQPHRADIKKLLVHRQARGLGLARRLMEQAEAEAVKRGRRVLVLDTATGEPAEAIYERFGWQRAGVVPDYALMPDGRYCATTFFYKHVFARCRNVE
- a CDS encoding histone deacetylase family protein; this encodes MRVFYSEDHKLRDAKTELHGGELVPPFEAPFRAEWILASVKEAGFFDVVAPERHGMETALKLHSADYLEFLETAWDRWVADGYRGEAIPACFPARRMRQHPPKDVDGALGYYAFAAETAITEGTFAAARAAMDCAISAADHVAAGNPAAFALCRPPGHHAAIDLFGGYSFINNAACAAQRLRDVGATKVAVLDVDFHHGNGTQDIFYERADVFFASLHGDPADAFPHFLGFADEEGTGAGLGSTKNYPLPRGTTFKTWSAAMEDALSRIAGFGAEALVLSLGVDTFERDPISFFKLMSQDYLRMGERLKETGLPIVLCMEGGYGVPEIGLNVANVLKGIAR
- a CDS encoding antibiotic biosynthesis monooxygenase family protein gives rise to the protein MSVIEQAASQPLYRVNKFAVPPEARDEFLDLVAKTFAVIRSQEGHVRDWILEQNSGPGVFNFVTMIEFASEEVAPRVVAALAALDRELRLDREAMMGRLNIRTDFGSYKRLDSLVA
- a CDS encoding exopolysaccharide biosynthesis protein — its product is MTIEFGDTERSLSDTLTGMIASIRGDTITLRQLMVEIGEQGFLLLCALLTLPFLIPVSIPGVSTVFGAAIILISLAITLNRLPWLPRRILDRQIETEKLLPTLRKGAMFVAKLDRFVRPRLHGLTQGAVMNRFNGLMIMAGGVLLMFPLGLVPLSNTLPAIAILLLSLGIIQRDGLTVAAGYFFLVATTIYFTMLGYAAFAAGQGLSNFFIS
- a CDS encoding OmpA family protein; amino-acid sequence: MIKKCAILAVAAVYLSGCTTTDPYTGEQKMSNTAGGALIGAGLGAATGLLVGGSAAGRRDAALVGAGIGALGGGLVGNYMDQQEAELRAQLQGTGVSVTRAGDRIILNMPSNITFATDRDQVIPDFYPTLDSVAIVLRKFNKTLIDVDGHTDSTGSASYNQGLSERRAASVANYLGSRGIDQRRISTMGYGMERPVASNATEAGRAQNRRVEISIAPIKQG
- a CDS encoding class I SAM-dependent methyltransferase translates to MEPEIRFTGVRETLLITLQAKADESRMPNSFLNDRRAAAVLRRIGQDFERLRVGHDMAVGIAIRAHLLDRWTASFIDRNPDAIVVHLGCGLDSRVFRVAPPRQVRWFDIDFPDVIALRRKVYPCPEGYMMIAGSIVGKRWMEKLASDGPAMIIAEGVLPYLKPDQVPALLRRLVGHFPSGEIAFDAYSSIATRLLCYNPAIRATGAVLRWAVDDPGELERKVPSLALVEDHCEWDGEQLARLSPPTRIALQFLQLGFVHCRMGRLLRYRF